Proteins from a genomic interval of Xylocopa sonorina isolate GNS202 chromosome 4, iyXylSono1_principal, whole genome shotgun sequence:
- the Golgin84 gene encoding golgin A5 isoform X1 has product MAWLSGLADKAENLLNKIDKNTAAVLNKDKYDLPQSQLTHVTWIPSEPCVDTKDGTILKPTTESSKEFPYVRSIPNLSSLTTNSVMSRDEELLTFLNTPHSSPKKNISEVSISPSTPSSLLVEHPTDTTDSVSDLSIHSGCSSPSLIHTSVDVPDNLNNDDVNVNDETFCKNDALHSVNTVMMENQISGTALNNEHAVQQEYEYDVKEENIEINKLMSSPHDQYIRKYLTKVEKSLEERNELLGKQETDHQKEIVVLNEKLQSLYMEKIQLSKQVAELQAAFERSKLELNSTRSDLEQHKARALKTLQEKEKLITELRSNESTGMDDTTIVELNQLRQERDALRQENQQISEQLRVVREELMNADVKLERMRQKSAEANVQAQEILASEKRRRLDAEEDAKLHSDEIRSLKDELIRQHNSYTTQLQKSDTEIARLRLQLSAISTPSSEVESRLASLTQTLVSKQQALESLTTERNALRLQLEKIEHEFRNNRRNVPYNSINDTDDAKAQVPTFLIETPFDTGVTRRVKRAYSSLDAISIRTGVFLRRYPLARILVLIYMALLQFWVLIVLLSQSPEAH; this is encoded by the exons ATGGCATGGTTGTCTGGCCTCGCTGATAAGGCagaaaatttattaaataaaatagaCAAAAACACAGCAGCAGTCTTAAATAAAGATAAATACGATTTACCACAATCTCAATTGACACATGTTACATGGATCCCTTCTGAGCCATG TGTTGATACAAAAGATGGTACAATTTTGAAGCCTACTACGGAATCATCAAAAGAATTTCCTTATGTTCGGTCAATACCAAATCTCTCTTCGTTGACAACAAATTCTGTTATGTCTAGAGATGAAGAGCTTCTTACTTTTTTAAATACACCACATTCCAGcccaaaaaaaaatatatctgaagTTTCCATTTCACCATCAACACCTTCATCACTTTTGGTTGAACACCCAACGGATACTACGGATTCTGTATCAGATTTATCAATTCACAGTGGATGCTCTAGTCCTAGTCTTATTCATACATCTGTAGATGTTCCAGACAATCTTAACAACGATGATGTAAATGTAAATGATGAGACTTTTTGTAAAAACGATGCATTACATTCAGTAAACACCGTCATGATGGAAAATCAAATTTCTGGTACTGCTTTGAATAATG AACATGCTGTTCAGCAAGAATATGAATACGATGTGAAAGAAGAGAatatagaaataaataaattgatgAGTTCGCCGCATGATCAATACATAAGAAAGTATTTGACCAAAGTAGAAAAAAGTTTAGAAGAAAGAAATGAACTACTGGGGAAACAAGAGACTGACCATCAGAAAGAGATTGTAGTTTTGAATGAGAAATTACAATCTCTATACATGGAAAAGATACAATTATCTAAACAAGTGGCAGAATTGCAAGCTGCCTTCGAAAGAAGTAAATTAGAATTAAACTCTACTAGATCTGATTTAGAACAACATAAAGCTAGAGCACTAAAAACATTGCAAGAAAAGGAGAAGTTAATAACAGAGTTAAGATCTAACGAATCCACAGGAATGGATGATACAACAATTGTGGAATTAAACCAATTGAG ACAAGAACGAGACGCGCTTAGACAAGAAAATCAACAAATCTCAGAACAGTTAAGAGTAGTACGCGAGGAATTAATGAATGCCGATGTAAAGTTAGAAAGAATGAGACAAAAATCTGCTGAGGCGAATGTACAAGCTCAAGAAATTCTTGCCTCAGAAAAACGTAGAAGACTAGATGCGGAGGAGGATGCGAAGTTACATTCAGAT GAAATAAGATCATTAAAGGATGAACTAATTCGTCAGCATAATAGTTATACTACGCAATTACAAAAAAGTGATACTGAAATTGCTAGGCTTAGACTGCAATTATCCGCGATATCGACTCCGAGTAGCGAAGTGGAGTCGAGATTGGCATCACTCACGCAAACATTAGTCTCAAAACAACAAGCGCTAGAAAGTTTAACAACTGAAAGAAATGCTCTAAGACTACAATTAGAAAAAATAGAG CATGAATTTAGAAACAATCGACGTAATGTTCCTTATAATAGTATAAATGATACGGACGATGCTAAAGCCCAAGTGCCGACATTTTTGATAGAAACTCCATTCGATACCGGAGTTACTAGAAGGGTAAAGAGAGCTTATTCTTCGTTAGATGCTATCAGTATTCGCACAGGGGTATTTCTAAGAAGATATCCGCTTGCAAGAATCTTAGTATTAAtttacatg GCATTACTTCAATTTTGGGTTCTTATAGTTCTTCTGTCACAGTCACCAGAAGCACATTAA
- the Golgin84 gene encoding golgin A5 isoform X2 yields MAWLSGLADKAENLLNKIDKNTAAVLNKDKYDLPQSQLTHVTWIPSEPCVDTKDGTILKPTTESSKEFPYVRSIPNLSSLTTNSVMSRDEELLTFLNTPHSSPKKNISEVSISPSTPSSLLVEHPTDTTDSVSDLSIHSGCSSPSLIHTSVDVPDNLNNDDVNVNDETFCKNDALHSVNTVMMENQISGTALNNEHAVQQEYEYDVKEENIEINKLMSSPHDQYIRKYLTKVEKSLEERNELLGKQETDHQKEIVVLNEKLQSLYMEKIQLSKQVAELQAAFERSKLELNSTRSDLEQHKARALKTLQEKEKLITELRSNESTGMDDTTIVELNQLRQERDALRQENQQISEQLRVVREELMNADVKLERMRQKSAEANVQAQEILASEKRRRLDAEEDAKLHSDEIRSLKDELIRQHNSYTTQLQKSDTEIARLRLQLSAISTPSSEVESRLASLTQTLVSKQQALESLTTERNALRLQLEKIEHEFRNNRRNVPYNSINDTDDAKAQVPTFLIETPFDTGVTRRVKRAYSSLDAISIRTGVFLRRYPLARILVLIYMFFCHSHQKHINFGYLQHM; encoded by the exons ATGGCATGGTTGTCTGGCCTCGCTGATAAGGCagaaaatttattaaataaaatagaCAAAAACACAGCAGCAGTCTTAAATAAAGATAAATACGATTTACCACAATCTCAATTGACACATGTTACATGGATCCCTTCTGAGCCATG TGTTGATACAAAAGATGGTACAATTTTGAAGCCTACTACGGAATCATCAAAAGAATTTCCTTATGTTCGGTCAATACCAAATCTCTCTTCGTTGACAACAAATTCTGTTATGTCTAGAGATGAAGAGCTTCTTACTTTTTTAAATACACCACATTCCAGcccaaaaaaaaatatatctgaagTTTCCATTTCACCATCAACACCTTCATCACTTTTGGTTGAACACCCAACGGATACTACGGATTCTGTATCAGATTTATCAATTCACAGTGGATGCTCTAGTCCTAGTCTTATTCATACATCTGTAGATGTTCCAGACAATCTTAACAACGATGATGTAAATGTAAATGATGAGACTTTTTGTAAAAACGATGCATTACATTCAGTAAACACCGTCATGATGGAAAATCAAATTTCTGGTACTGCTTTGAATAATG AACATGCTGTTCAGCAAGAATATGAATACGATGTGAAAGAAGAGAatatagaaataaataaattgatgAGTTCGCCGCATGATCAATACATAAGAAAGTATTTGACCAAAGTAGAAAAAAGTTTAGAAGAAAGAAATGAACTACTGGGGAAACAAGAGACTGACCATCAGAAAGAGATTGTAGTTTTGAATGAGAAATTACAATCTCTATACATGGAAAAGATACAATTATCTAAACAAGTGGCAGAATTGCAAGCTGCCTTCGAAAGAAGTAAATTAGAATTAAACTCTACTAGATCTGATTTAGAACAACATAAAGCTAGAGCACTAAAAACATTGCAAGAAAAGGAGAAGTTAATAACAGAGTTAAGATCTAACGAATCCACAGGAATGGATGATACAACAATTGTGGAATTAAACCAATTGAG ACAAGAACGAGACGCGCTTAGACAAGAAAATCAACAAATCTCAGAACAGTTAAGAGTAGTACGCGAGGAATTAATGAATGCCGATGTAAAGTTAGAAAGAATGAGACAAAAATCTGCTGAGGCGAATGTACAAGCTCAAGAAATTCTTGCCTCAGAAAAACGTAGAAGACTAGATGCGGAGGAGGATGCGAAGTTACATTCAGAT GAAATAAGATCATTAAAGGATGAACTAATTCGTCAGCATAATAGTTATACTACGCAATTACAAAAAAGTGATACTGAAATTGCTAGGCTTAGACTGCAATTATCCGCGATATCGACTCCGAGTAGCGAAGTGGAGTCGAGATTGGCATCACTCACGCAAACATTAGTCTCAAAACAACAAGCGCTAGAAAGTTTAACAACTGAAAGAAATGCTCTAAGACTACAATTAGAAAAAATAGAG CATGAATTTAGAAACAATCGACGTAATGTTCCTTATAATAGTATAAATGATACGGACGATGCTAAAGCCCAAGTGCCGACATTTTTGATAGAAACTCCATTCGATACCGGAGTTACTAGAAGGGTAAAGAGAGCTTATTCTTCGTTAGATGCTATCAGTATTCGCACAGGGGTATTTCTAAGAAGATATCCGCTTGCAAGAATCTTAGTATTAAtttacatg TTCTTCTGTCACAGTCACCAGAAGCACATTAATTTTGGGTATTTACAACACATGTGA
- the LOC143422795 gene encoding uncharacterized protein LOC143422795, protein MAPTIYLSELSAVRKPIIPCSRRRQRVHNGAVAKQQRVQIRRLETNASSPDEASLTPPESPRWEPECPTDSYAPTIVSSSSPNVSARVPVDIKEHWKVFLARRKGLLDIVIRTMALVRRNNILQERVNALRAETRDFLHSVLNNPENKCIQQKLDAVDCDAETDVSSSTEKQVQRAPLLSTSDLRNFSSNDVTSTCDSSENDSEQSSDDDS, encoded by the exons ATGGCTCCGACCATTTACCTGTCGGAGTTATCAGCTGTAAGAAAACCCATAATCCCGTGCTCGCGACGAAGACAAAGAGTTCATAATGGGGCGGTAGCGAAGCAACAGAGGGTACAAATCAGGCGACTGGAAACGAACGCGTCTTCCCCCGACGAAGCGTCTCTGACGCCACCGGAAAGCCCGCGTTGGGAACCAGAATGTCCGACTGACTCGTACGCCCCGACTATTGTCAGTTCTTCCTCCCCAAACGTTTCTGCTAGAGTTCCGGTGGACATAAAAGAACACTGGAAGGTGTTCCTGGCCAGACGGAAAG GTCTTCTAGACATTGTTATACGCACGATGGCTCTTGTTCGGCGAAACAACATCCTTCAAGAAAGAGTGAATGCCCTAAGGGCGGAGACTCGAGACTTCCTTCATTCAGTGTTGAACAATCCCGAAAACAAGTGCATACAACAGAAACTGGACGCGGTGGACTGCGACGCGGAAACAGACGTGTCCTcctcaacggagaaacaagtcCAGAGAGCGCCGCTCCTATCCACGTCGGACTTGAGGAATTTCTCGTCGAACGATGTTACGTCAACGTGCGATAGCAGCGAGAACGACTCAGAACAATCATCCGACGATGACTCGTAA